The genome window GTAAAGCGCACGGTGTGGTCGGCGCGGATGCGCTCGAGCTCCACCAAGACCTGCCCCAGATCGGCCCCCTGGTCGAGCAGCTCCTTGGCCCGCTCGACCATCATCCCGATGCCCATGCTGGCCGCCAGCGTATCGAAGACCGTCACCTTGCCCGGAAAATCCTGGCTGGCGAGCTGGGCCGACTGCACGGTGCCGGAAAGCTTGGAGGAGATGTGAATCGAGAGCACGTGGTCGGCTTTTTGCAGGGCCCGTTCGTAAGCGGCCTTGAAGTCAACCGGGGAGGGCTGGCTGGTGCTGGGCATCCCGGCCCCGGCCTTGACCCCCTCGAAGATATCGTTGGGGGTAATTTCAACCCAGTCTTTGTGAATTTTGCCCTTGAAGTTGACGTACAAAGGAACTACCTCGACGCCCATCTCGGCAGCGCGGGTCTGTAGGTCGGAGGTCGAGTCGGTTACGATGGCTATTTTCATCTTGGCTCCTGTTTCTGAACGCGCACCCATCTAAACAGCCAGAGCCTTGCCGGTCTGGTTGGGGGATGGTGGGCGCAGAGGGTGGTACTTCTTCGTGGTGTAAGTCTAGCACAGGCTTTTGTCTTTGCAAAAGCGCGGCTTTGGGACAGTGCCTTGGTTTTATATTGTGCCAAACCGCACAAAATGATAAGGTTTGAGGCGTGTTGATCTGGGGCGCACGTCCCCAACCCATCCCAAATACAACCGAGGGCCAGAGCTATGTGGAAAGTGCTAGTGACCGACGAGATGCGGCTGGGGGAGGTTAAGCACCCCCAGGTACGCCTGGACTACAAACCCGGCATGGCGCGGGAGGAGCTTCTTCGGGTGATTGGCGCCTACGATGCCCTGATTACCCGCAGCCGCACCCAGGTGGATGCCAGGGTGCTGGAGGCTGGGGTGAACCTGAAGGTGGTGGGCCGGGGTGGGGTGGGGGTGGACAACGTAGACCTGGAAGCCGCTTCCCGCCGGGGCATCCTGGTGGTGAACGTGCCCGAGGCCAATACCCGCTCCGCCGCCGAGCTGGCCTGGGCTCTGCTGCTCGCTACGGCGCGGGGCCTGGTGGAGTCCGACCAGAAAATCCGGCAGGGCCAGTGGGATCGCAAGTACCTGGGCCTCGAGCTCAACCACAAAACCCTGGGCATCGTGGGCCTGGGGCGCATTGGGGGGCAGGTGGCCAAGTTCGCCAAGGGCTTCGATATGCGGGTGCTGGCCTACGACCCCTACATCCCGCGCAGCCGTGCCCAGACCCTCGGGGTCGAGCTTTTCGACGACCTGGCCGATATGCTGCGCCAGTGCCACTTCCTGACCGTACACACCCCCCTCACCGAGGAGACCCGCGGCCTGATTGGCCGCCGCGAGCTTTACCTGCTGCCCAAAGGGGCGGTGGTGGTGAATGCGGCGCGGGGCGGTATTGTGGACGAAAAAGCCCTGGTGGAGGTGCTGAACGACGGACACCTGTGGGGGGCCGGGCTGGACGTGTTTGTGGAGGAGCCCCCCAACGCCGAGCACCCCCTGGTACACCACCCCAAGGTGGTGCACACCGCCCACCTGGGGGCCAACACCCTAGAGGCCCAGGAGCGGGTGGGCGAGGCGGTGCTCGAGCGGGTCATCGAGACCCTGCAGGGCAACCTGGCCCACGCCCTCAACACCGGCTTCGATGCCGAGGGCCTGCAACTCTTCTCGGCCTGGCTGCCGCTGGGCGAGGCTCTGGGCAAGCTGCTGGCCCAGATCACCCAGGGCCGCCCGCAGGCAGTGGAGGTCTCGTACTACGGCGAGTTCGAGAAAAACCCCGACCCCATCGCCTCGGCAGTAGCCAAGGGCCTGCTGGAGCAGGTGCTGGAGGCCGGGGCCATCAACCTGGTCTCGGCCCGGCCGCTGCTGCGCGACCGGGGCATCGCGCTGGTGACCCGGCAGGTGCAGGAGCCGCTCGATTACCGCCAGGTGCTGGAGGTGCGCCTCGAGACCGACAAGGAGACCCGCAAGGTGCGGGGTGCGGTGCTGGGCGGCAAGCCCCGCATCGTGGGCATTGATGACCACACGGTGGAGGCCGTACCCAGCGGTTGCATGCTGGTCTGCATCAACCGCGACCGGCCTGGGGTGGTGGGCAAGGTGGGCACCCTGCTGGGCGAGAACAACATCAACATTGCGGGTATGCAGCTCGGCCGCGACAACCCCGGTGGTAAAGCCCTGTTTGTGCTGGCTATTGACGAGCGCCCCCGCGAGGCGGTGCTCTCAGCCCTGCGCGGGCTGGACGTGCTCGAGCGGGTGGATTTGGCGGAACTATAGAGCATGTATTTGCAAAATTAGGGTTTGTATTGCACCCGGCCCAGGGTGCTTCCCGTGACATCTAGGGCTACATTGGCCAGGAGCAGGTTCCGCAGGTTCTGACCGGGTTTGGCCTGGGCATACAGCGCAGCGACCGCGGTCGTGAAGGGGGTTGCGTAGGAGGTGCCGCTCAAGCCCAGGTTGTCCGGGTAGGCGGCCCCTGCTGTACAGCGGAACTGGGTAGCTGGATTGGTGCAGACGTTGATGCCCGGTGCGAGAAGCTCGAAGTTCTGGGCGGTGTTGAAGATGGCTGGCTCGTAGGCTCCGCTCGAGGCGTTTACACCGAACGCCCCCACCGATACCACGTTGGGCAGGCTTCCCGGAGGAGTCGCGCCCGGTGCATAGCCGCCCGGATAGTGTAAGACAGCTTCTTTCTGGTTGCCTGCCGAAGCGATGAGCAAGAACCGGGTGGGGTCGCTGAGCTGGGGCCTTTGCAGAATCTGGAAGATGGTATCGTCGGGCAAGGGGCCGCCGTTGCTCGCGTTGGCGATGACCCTCCCGTTGTAGGGCGGGTTCATCAGGTACATCAGGGCCATTGCGATGTAGGCCGAGCGGCAGTCGCCGACCCCGTTGCAAACCTTGAGGGGCACGAGCTGGGCTTGGGGGGCGATGCTGTGGATGATGGCGGCCACGTGGGTGTCGTGACCGGCCAGGTCGTTGGTGCCGTCGCGGTCGAAATCGCAGGCGAAATCTTCGCTGGTCGGTTGACCGGGATTGGCAAAGTTGTAGCCGCTCACAAGCTGGGGAGGATTGCCCAGCCAGGCCGGATTGACCCCGCCCCCAATCACCGCGACTGTGACACCCAGGCCGGTGGGACTGCCCACAGTGGAGAAGTTAGCCCCTACCAGCGACCTGAGGCTGGTTCCTTGGATGAGCTGGTAGTTGAGCGAGGCGGGGTCTAGGTGGTGGTAGGTCTGGCCGCAGGTGGGATCGTAGGAGTTGAGGCCCCCGCCCTGATCCATGCTGAAGAAAACATTTCGGCTTACCGCCAGCTCGCTCAAGCTGTTCTTGAGGTTCTGGAGGGTCGTGAAGGTATCACGCTGACCGATGTTCAGGGTGAAAAAGCACAACTGCCCCACGGCAAACCGGTTGACCACGGCCATACCCATAAAGCTTCCGTCTTGGGAAGGGCAGTTGCTGCTTAGCAGCAAGACGTTAACCTCCCCGGTTACTGCCGAGCCGTAGGGCGTCCAATTCCTCGTTAGGAAAGGTTGGCTCAGGTTATTACCAAACACCTCGATCTTGACCGTGGCGCGGTCGGTGTACTGGACAGGCGTGCTGGGCAGACTGGGAGGCAGGGGGGGTGGACTGGGCAGATCAAATACCACCTGATTTCCCACTCTTGTCCAAACTACAGCCACATCGTTGATCTCTACCCTGGTTATGGTTTGGTTTCCCACCTCCAGACCGACCCGTTGACCCCAAGCCGGGCGGGTGGTGGGATCGGCGGAGGTAGAGGCCGCCATAACCCCATAACCCATCTCCGCCTTTTCCGAGAGGAAGGGCGTGTTGCAGGCGATTAAGACCAGTAGCATGGTCAGCAATAACACGGTTCGACTCATCTGGGTCACCTCGTTGGGAGCGCCGATGGTTGGCTGGGCATTCCTAACTACAAAGGTAGTAGGGAGGTCTTAACAGGTTCTTAACAGCAGCCTGGGAGGTTGGCGATCCTATTTCTGGCGGTCAGTTTTGCCGGGGTGGGGGTGGTAGGACGTGAGAATCCATCGAACCATCGTCTTTTCGGTACTGCTGATACAAAGCAACCAACCGACCCTCGAGGCGCCGCACTTTTTCGTGGTGCTCGAGGGTATGCGCTTTGCCAATCAACCGCTTCAGCACACCCTCGTAGTTCACCAGGAAATCCCCCACCTCATCTAGGTGCCCACTCTGCTCCATGAGCGACAGGGCAACCTCCAATACATCGGGATCGTCGTCCAAGTCGGCGAGGTGGGCCATGGCTACGCCCTGGGTTAGCAACTCACCTGCTTTAGACGCGAAGTGCAGAGCATTGCTGAAACGTGACCTAGCCTCAGCAAAATTGCGCTGGGCGGAATAGGTGTACCCCAGATTCAAGTGCAGTCGAGCGATGATTTCCAAAGCACCGGCTGCCTCGGCAAAAGGAACGGCTTCGAGGTATTGAGCCTCTGCCCTAGCCCAGTCTTTGCGGCGCTCCCAAAGAATGCCTAGGTTGAGTAGAATTCTTGCCCGCAGAAGAGGATTCTTGCCTGCTTGATCCAAGGCTTCCAGCGCTTGGCGGTAGGCTTGTTCGGCTTCGGCTCTGGCAGACTCGAGGGCGGTGGCATCCACTCCTTTTTTTTCGGCTTCCCTGGCGATTTTGTCCAGCTCTATGGCGTAATTGTTGAGGCTTCCCACCCAGCGATCCCTGGCCCCTGCGGTTTGGAACAAGGCAGCAGCTTTTTTGAAGTAGGAGGCAGCCTCGAGAAAATCTCCGCGCGACCCAGCGAGATAGCCCAGGGTGTTGTTGGCGGTGGCCTTGGCCCACAGCCAGTTCACCCCGCTTTCTAAAACGCTCCTGGCGGCCTGCTGGGCCTCCTGGGGCATTCCCCGCCGCCACAGCAACACCGACTCGAGCGCTGTGATGTTGGGGTTGCGGAGCTTTTCTGGCAGGGCTTGGAGCAATTCGAGGGCCTCCTTGAAGCGCCCCAACCGCTCGAGCGCGTAGGCTTCCAGGAACCGGCTCTCCGAGTCGGGGTCGGTCTCCAGCACCCGCTCGACAGCGCGGATTTGCTCTAGGAGGGCTGCGGCCTCGGCAAACTTGAGCCCGACCATCAGGGTTTTGGCCCTGGTGGTGTAGGCAGTCCGGGCACGGAGCAAATCCCCCACCCCGCCAAACCCCTGGGTGTGCTCGAGAATCTGGCGATACAAAGCATAGGCCGCCTCGGGCGGGGTGTGGCGGGCCAGGGCCAGCAGCAGCGAGAGACGTTCGCTGGGATGGGCCTCGAGCCAGCCCTGGGCGCTTCCTCCGGCCAATACGCGGTTATTGGCGTCTATCAGTCCTGAAAGAATCAGGGTTTCGTGGGCCTGGGAGAGTTCACCTAAGGGGGTCTCGAGGGCACTTCGCACGATGGTGAGGTTGGGCTGTTCCTGCAGGGCTAGGGCCAGAAATACCCTGCGGGCTGTCTCGGGCAGGTCATCGAGGCTGGCCTTTGCCGCCGAGCCCACCCGTCGGCTCAGATCGCTCCCGGTCTGGGCCAGTAACTGCTGGAAGCGGGTCAACAGGGCGGGTTCCAACTCCGGGGCCTCGATCAACGAATAGGCCCGCTCGGCCAAGGCTCGAGCCTGTTTGGGCTGCTGCCCCACCAGCTCCTCGGCCCGCTCGAGCATCGCCTCCTGGGCTTTCTGTGCGAAGAACTCTCGCTTCTCCAGCACCCAGTCCAGGAGTTCATCGGAGACCTCGAGCGCCTCCACGGGTTTGCCCAGATCGTGCAGAAAAGGCCCGCCGTAAAGCCCGATGGCCCGCTCGAGATCGCGCACTTCTAGGGCCTCGAGGAACTCCAAAGCGTCGCAGCCGACCTGGCTGGGCAGGGGGTTGACCCCTGGCTTGTCGGGGAAAACCTCGGCGGCTCCCTCTTTTTTGAACTGGGCCAGCACCACCGAAAGATTGCCCAGTGCTTTGGAGCCCCCTTCTTGCCAAAACAGCTCGGCCAGTTTGCGCCGTTCCTGCGGGCCCTCCAGGGTCACGTAGGCCAGCAGCAGCAAGGGTTTGGGCCGCGAGAAAGCAACCCCCTCCAAACCCACCTTGCCGAAGCTGGCCAGCTTCATCCTTCGATTGTACCTCTGTACCAGCGCACGCTGTTAAGAGTCCGTCAAGCCCCTGTCAAGAGCCCCTTGGCAAGCTGCCATCTGGAGGTGAGCGATGACAAGCTTGGGTGGAAGTTGGCTGATGTTGGGGGCTTTGGCCCTGGGGATTTTGTGGGTGGGGCGAGGCTCACTGGGTCGCGACGACCACCTGGCTGCGTTAATGGCCTTGGCTAATACACAAGGCCTGGTCGTCACCGAAGTTAAGGTACAGATCAAAAAAATCCAATCCGCAGAACATCTGGCCATCGGTGGCGCTTTGCCAGCTTCTGCACTACAGCTTTACAGGTTTGAGGGTCGTATTGCGGGTGTCCAGGCCCTCGAGGGCACCCTGCTGGGCCGGGCAGGGCACCCCCCCCACACCCTGCAGATACAGGCCCAGGTGGTGCAAGCCATGGGCTTTACGGCCCAAGGCGCCCCGGTGTTGCTGGGCCAGGCCATAGAGGTGAACCCACCCTTCCAGCGCTACGGATTTATCGGACATCATCTTGGTTCGTCGCCGGTGGCCTTTATCGAGCAAGCCGCGTTGGAGCAGGGAGTCTATTTGCGCGATACCCAGGTGTTGCGCTTTGACCTAGGCCCAGCCCATCCAGTGGAGGCATGGATAGGCCTATGAGGTTTGGGATGTCTTCCCATTGCGGTGGGAAGTTCCAAGCAAAGGAGATCGAAATGAAAAGAACCCACGCTGTATTGGCAGTCTTGGCCGCAGTTGCCCTTGGTTTGACCGCCTGCACCCCTCCCGGATCCGATACCCCACCCGCACCGACCATGGGAGCTATTGCGGAGATTGCGGCCAACCCAGATGTCAACGGAGAGGTCGAGGCCGAACTCAGGTTCAAGGCTGTTGGCAGCAGCCAGGTCTCGAGCGCCCTCCTAGAGCTCGAGGGCATCTCCTACTTCTTCCTCGAGGCCGAGGGCAGCACCCCTGGCGGGCGGGCCTTTAAGGCCCTGTTGCTCTCCACCAGCAAGGATGCCTTGAGCCAAGAACAGCCCATGCGGATACGGGCTCGGCGGGTGGTGTCGGGTGGAATTCCGTCACTGGTGGGGGCGGCGTTTGTCAACAGCCCCCAGGCCGCCGCCACCTGCTCCAGTTGCGCGGGCGTGGCGCTGGTGCTGGTGAACAAGGACAGCACCCTCCCCGGCAACGTCCGCTCGCTCGAGCTGGAGAACACCCTCATCTCCTCGTATAGCTTTGGCGTCACCCAGACCGGCACCATGGCCTTCCTCGAGACCGCTCAGGGCGGGCCTTTCGCGGCGGGGGCGGCCCTGCTGCCAGAGCAGAAGGCCTCGAGCGCCGGTCTGCTCTCCTCGCCCATCGGCGTCGGCAGGGCCGCGGCCAGCCCGGCTTTGCTGAGTGCCAAGGTTGAGGCCGTGCGCACCATCGTCGGGGTGGTGGGCAAGGCCCAGGGCACCCTGGCCCGGCCCGACGGTGCCCCGCGCGGGATCATCGCTATTCTGATCGGGCTCTAGAGCCCGGGTAACCGGAGATTTGCTATGAGCCAATTCAAGTTTTTTCTGCTGCTCATTGTGTTCCTGATGGCCCTGGCGGCGTGCTCTCCGCCTAGAGCACCCGAGGGTGCATCAGATGGCCTCGAGGAACTGCTCCAGGGGGCTGCTGGTGGCGAGATAGACGCCGAGATCACCGTTCAGCCGCTGGCGAGCCTAAAGACCCAGACCCTCACCACCCAGGCCCTTCCCACAGCCGACACCCCGCTCCTGCTCGAGGCAACCGGCAAGACCCCCGGCGGCAAGGAGCTGAAGATGGTCTTCTACGGGGTCTCGGCGGACTCGGCCATCCTGGGTTTCCAGGGCAAGATGCGCATCCAGGCCAGGGCTGCCCAGGTTCAGGGCAAGCGGGTGCTGCGGGGTACGGCGGTGCAGGTTCAAACCGCCCAGTCGGCTTCGGTGCTCACCCTGCCCTTCCTGGCTACCGGCCCAAACACCACCTTCAGCGGCCCACAGCCGGGCACCGCCTTCGAGCTGCGCGGTAGTGGGGAGTCGGCCCTGGTCTGCGGCAGCAGCACCCTGGCCGGGGCCTTTAACCAGAGCAGCCAGGGCCAGAGCAACAAGGGCGTGCTGATCGGGCTGTTCGAGGGGCAAGCCCCCTGCGCTCCTGGGACCAAACTGGCCCCCACCCTGCAAAGCGTGCTCAACCTCACCGCCGTGCAGACCCGGATGGGCGTGCTGCTGGGCGGCCCCGGCAGCG of Meiothermus sp. contains these proteins:
- the serA gene encoding phosphoglycerate dehydrogenase, which translates into the protein MWKVLVTDEMRLGEVKHPQVRLDYKPGMAREELLRVIGAYDALITRSRTQVDARVLEAGVNLKVVGRGGVGVDNVDLEAASRRGILVVNVPEANTRSAAELAWALLLATARGLVESDQKIRQGQWDRKYLGLELNHKTLGIVGLGRIGGQVAKFAKGFDMRVLAYDPYIPRSRAQTLGVELFDDLADMLRQCHFLTVHTPLTEETRGLIGRRELYLLPKGAVVVNAARGGIVDEKALVEVLNDGHLWGAGLDVFVEEPPNAEHPLVHHPKVVHTAHLGANTLEAQERVGEAVLERVIETLQGNLAHALNTGFDAEGLQLFSAWLPLGEALGKLLAQITQGRPQAVEVSYYGEFEKNPDPIASAVAKGLLEQVLEAGAINLVSARPLLRDRGIALVTRQVQEPLDYRQVLEVRLETDKETRKVRGAVLGGKPRIVGIDDHTVEAVPSGCMLVCINRDRPGVVGKVGTLLGENNINIAGMQLGRDNPGGKALFVLAIDERPREAVLSALRGLDVLERVDLAEL
- a CDS encoding S8 family serine peptidase; translated protein: MSRTVLLLTMLLVLIACNTPFLSEKAEMGYGVMAASTSADPTTRPAWGQRVGLEVGNQTITRVEINDVAVVWTRVGNQVVFDLPSPPPLPPSLPSTPVQYTDRATVKIEVFGNNLSQPFLTRNWTPYGSAVTGEVNVLLLSSNCPSQDGSFMGMAVVNRFAVGQLCFFTLNIGQRDTFTTLQNLKNSLSELAVSRNVFFSMDQGGGLNSYDPTCGQTYHHLDPASLNYQLIQGTSLRSLVGANFSTVGSPTGLGVTVAVIGGGVNPAWLGNPPQLVSGYNFANPGQPTSEDFACDFDRDGTNDLAGHDTHVAAIIHSIAPQAQLVPLKVCNGVGDCRSAYIAMALMYLMNPPYNGRVIANASNGGPLPDDTIFQILQRPQLSDPTRFLLIASAGNQKEAVLHYPGGYAPGATPPGSLPNVVSVGAFGVNASSGAYEPAIFNTAQNFELLAPGINVCTNPATQFRCTAGAAYPDNLGLSGTSYATPFTTAVAALYAQAKPGQNLRNLLLANVALDVTGSTLGRVQYKP
- a CDS encoding tetratricopeptide repeat protein; the encoded protein is MKLASFGKVGLEGVAFSRPKPLLLLAYVTLEGPQERRKLAELFWQEGGSKALGNLSVVLAQFKKEGAAEVFPDKPGVNPLPSQVGCDALEFLEALEVRDLERAIGLYGGPFLHDLGKPVEALEVSDELLDWVLEKREFFAQKAQEAMLERAEELVGQQPKQARALAERAYSLIEAPELEPALLTRFQQLLAQTGSDLSRRVGSAAKASLDDLPETARRVFLALALQEQPNLTIVRSALETPLGELSQAHETLILSGLIDANNRVLAGGSAQGWLEAHPSERLSLLLALARHTPPEAAYALYRQILEHTQGFGGVGDLLRARTAYTTRAKTLMVGLKFAEAAALLEQIRAVERVLETDPDSESRFLEAYALERLGRFKEALELLQALPEKLRNPNITALESVLLWRRGMPQEAQQAARSVLESGVNWLWAKATANNTLGYLAGSRGDFLEAASYFKKAAALFQTAGARDRWVGSLNNYAIELDKIAREAEKKGVDATALESARAEAEQAYRQALEALDQAGKNPLLRARILLNLGILWERRKDWARAEAQYLEAVPFAEAAGALEIIARLHLNLGYTYSAQRNFAEARSRFSNALHFASKAGELLTQGVAMAHLADLDDDPDVLEVALSLMEQSGHLDEVGDFLVNYEGVLKRLIGKAHTLEHHEKVRRLEGRLVALYQQYRKDDGSMDSHVLPPPPRQN
- a CDS encoding DegV family protein, with the protein product MKIAIVTDSTSDLQTRAAEMGVEVVPLYVNFKGKIHKDWVEITPNDIFEGVKAGAGMPSTSQPSPVDFKAAYERALQKADHVLSIHISSKLSGTVQSAQLASQDFPGKVTVFDTLAASMGIGMMVERAKELLDQGADLGQVLVELERIRADHTVRFTLATLDYLKKNGRIGGAQALLGSLLGIKPILTLKEGRVEAAGRARGEKKALAEMVEALKNWAAGRQKIRIYYLYNSSVDDLAAFKAAVQAAGLPLEERLTTSIGGVISTHTGPGVYGFYAYSL